Sequence from the Bacillus mesophilus genome:
ATAAAAACCTTTCCTTGCTCTTCTTGATCGTAAATATATTGCAGTGTCTCGTTGTAGAAGTCAGCTCTATTATCCATACTCTTTAAAAGTCCAGGATAATTCTTGTACAATCTCGAAGAAATCCAGGATTGTCTAGAAGGTTTTTTTTGATATCCCTTGTTTCTTGTTAAAATAACCACATTCTTTTCAAAACCAACTTCTTCTGCTCGTTTAATTGGAATAGGGTCGGATATTCCACCATCTAATAAGCAGCGTTGATCAAATTCTACAATTGGGGCAGCAAATGGTAAAGAACTAGAAGCCCTTAAAATCATAAGCATATCTTTTCCGTGTTGATGTTTATTGTAATAAACGGGTTCTCCAGTCACACAATCAGTTGTACCAACCTCAAATGATTCTTCTGCTTTATAAAAGGCTTCATAATCAAACGGTACTAGTTTATTAGGAATTTCATCAAAAATAAAATCCATTCCAAACAATTCTCTTTTCTTAATATAATTTCTTAATGACAAGTAACTTGGGTTATGTATGTAATCAATATTTACTTTTCTGTTTCTATCTTTTTGTCTAGATAAATAGGACACTGCATTACAAGCACCTGCAGAAACCCCTATATTGTAAGGGAAATAAAGGTCTTTCTCTAAGAAGTATTCTAATACACCAGCGGTATAAACTCCTCTCATTCCCCCACCCTCAAGAACTAATCCAGCCTGGGTCATTGCTTTTGTCCCCCTTCTTATCAAAACCAATTTCTCTTATTTTACCATATAGTAAAATAGTGTTTATATGAAAATGTTAGTAAATAAATTGTAAATTTTTTTCAAAAGATTATAAAAACTACTTTACCTTTGGACAAAATTAATGCAGACTATAGGATAAGGTATGTGAAAGGAGAGATGTCACATGAAGACAGCTTCATTAGGAGACATTGTTGAATTCAAGGGTGGATTACAAGGTATTGTAGAGAAAGTAAATGAAAACTCGGTCATTGTTGACCTCACATATATGGAAAACTTCCTAGACCTAGAGTTAGAACGACGTACTGTCGTTAACCATAAAAACTATAAAATTATCGGTGCAGTGAAAGTATAAAACAAAAAAAGCGCAGTTTTCCTATTATTTCTAAGGAAAACGCGCCTTTTTTTATTACAATTTAGCGATTATCAACCTTTTCAGGATAAAGGTCATGATTCATCATCCGATAATCAGCCATCTGTTCATACTTTGTACCAGGTCGTCCATAATTGGTATATGGGTCGATAGAAATCCCTCCACGAGGTGTAAACTTACCCCAAACCTCAATATAACGAGGATCCATTAACTTAATTAAATCATTCATAATAATGTTCATACAATCCTCATGGAAATCACCATGGTTTCTAAAGCTGAACAAGTATAGTTTTAATGATTTGCTTTCTACCATTAGCTTGTCTGGAATATAGCTTATATAAATAGTTGCAAAGTCAGGCTGGTTTGTTTTCGGGCATAAGCTTGTAAACTCAGGGCAATTAAATTTCACAAAATAATCTCTGTTTACATGTTTATTTTCAAAGCTCTCTAACACTTCTGGTGAATACTCAAATAAGTATTTAGTACCTTGATTACCTAATAACGTTACACCTTCTAGTTCTGAATCGTTTCTTCCACTCATTGTTTCAACCTACCCATTCTATTTTAGAGTTTTAAACTCCTCTCTTATTCCCCCATACCAGTGTATGGAGTTGAGGAAGTACCTTTACGTTGTTCATTTCGTTTGTTTTTACAACTTCATCGATTAGCCATTCGTACTTCGTTAACAATGACGAGACGATTTGTGATTGGTCATCACCAAACACATTATCATTTCCAACTTGCAAATAAAAAGGTACGTTAGGATAGCGCTGATGAATTTGTTTAGCATAAGCAAAGTCTTCATCGTTAAAAACGACAACTTTTAAAGAAAGCTGGTTTTCCTTTATACCATGAAGATTTCCAATTATCTCAGAAAGCTTTTCATAGTCCGTCACCATACCAGAGCTAGGTGGTTTTGGGGAAATCGTAACGTCTTGAACTCTCTGCAACCAATCCTGCCATTTAGAACCCTGCGTTTCCACTCCTATTCTAATCCCATTCTCTCTTAATAAAGAAATAAGGCTTTCCATATTCGCTAATAACGCAGGATTTCCTCCGGATATTGTCACATGAGAAAAATTAGTACCACCTATTTCTGTTAATTGACTCCAAATTTCCTCAGCACTCAATTGTTTTATCTCATCTTTGGCAGATCCATCCCACGTAAAAGCAGAATCACACCACTTACACTGGTAATCACAGCCAGCAGTCCGAACAAACATTGTTTTTGTGCCAATGACTGCTCCTTCTCCTTGAATCGTAGGGCCAAAAATTTCTAATACTGGAATTGTCTTTACCACTACTTTCCACTCACTTTCGGACGATACACAACATAACTAGTTGGTGTTTCCCTAACTAATACCTGCAAGCATTTTGGTTTATTGGGTAAGGAAGTTAAAAACCGATCGATATTTTCCCATATTGTTCTTGCGATTACCTCTGTTGTTGGAAATTGATCAGAATTGTTCTCATTAAAATCTTCAAGCTGGTCATTCATAATCGTATGGTCATATCGAGAATGCACGATTTTTTTTAAGTCTTGAAAGTTCACAAGAAATCCTGACTCATTAAGGTCGTCACCAGCCACTGTAATATTTACAAAATATGTGTGACCATGGACATTACGACACTTCCCAGCATCCTCGTGAGGAATGAAATGGGCAGCAGCAAAATGCATATCTTTATTTAATTCGTAAGAGTAAGAATGTTGCACTTGTGGGTAAAACTGCTGAAGCATAGGCTCACTCCTTTCCTTTGTTAGCTAAATAATCATTAAGACCCTTTTTACGTAAAACACATGCAGGACATTCTCCACATCCATCAGCAATGATTCCGTTATAGCAGGTTAATGTATTCTCTCGAACAAAGTCTAAAGCTCCAAGCTCATCTGCAAGACCCCAAGTTTCTTCTTTATTAATCCACATTAATGGAGTATGAATGACAAAGTTATAATCCATTGAAAGGTTAAGAGTTACATTTAATGATTTAACAAACACATCACGGCAGTCAGGATAACCGCTAAAATCTGTTTCACATACACCTGTTACAATATGACGTGCCCCAGCCTGCTTCGCTAAAACGGCGGCGAAGGAAAGAAACAAGAGATTTCGACCATCCACAAATGTAGTAGGTAACTCACCCTCTTTTTGGTCAATATCAATATCATCACGAGTTAACGCATTAGGGGCTAACTGATTTAGTAATGACATATCTAAAACGGTATGCTTAACATTAAGCTCCGCCGCAATTGAAGCTGCACAATCTATTTCTAATTTATGTTTTTGGTTGTAATTAAATGTAACGGTTTCAACCTCATCAAAATGTTTTAGTGCCCAAAATAAACAAGTCGTACTATCCTGGCCACCACTAAATACGACTACTGCTTTTTTTAATGTCATAAAAAAAGCTCCTTTCTTTTTATAAAAAGAAACGAGCGAATACACCTTCTCCAAAAAAACAATAGGCAGCACAGAATAAAACGATACCAAGTGATATCGTTTGACCTATAGTTTTTTATAGAGGGAGTTTTCGAACCTCTCGTTTCGTGTGATCACACACTGAACAATCACTATTTAATTTTAATAATTCTTATTAACTATAACATAAATATGGTTTTCGACAAGTGAAAAAATGATTTGGGAATGCTTAAGCGTTTCAAAATAGATTTACCGCTTCTTAACATAACAGCTAAAGAGAGTTAATAAAAAGGTTGTACAATAAAGTAAATTTACTTAGTACTCCCTACAGTTTTCAAAACACTCTCTCTGGTGTAACAAAATTATGTGTCTCTTAAGATTAGATTACTTCGAGTAAATATGACGGAATTCAACATCCCTCTGCGGTAATTGTCGGTAAAATACATTACAAATATCCTGAAACATTTGATATATTTTGTAAATACATAGGGTTTAGTAAGTAAATTGGTATTTTTTTAAACCAATCGTCATAAAAATTGTAAGTAGGAGGAGATTATTATGAGCAACAGGACACAGTTTGATGAACAGTTGGTTTCACTTAAAGAAAAGCTTCTTGAGATGGTTTATCAATCAAAGCACGCCATTGATCAATCGATCATCGCCCTACAATCTCAAGATTTAGAGCTGGCAAAACTGATCATCAGTCAAGATAAAGAAATTAATGAACTTGAGAAGGAAATAAACGATATAGTAATCAGGAATATAGTCAAACAGCAACCTGTAGCCTCTGATTTAAGAAGATTAATGGTTGCAGTAAAGATATCTTCTGATATAGAGAGAGTTGGAGACTTAGCCGTTAATATCGCGAAATCTACTTTATTTATTGGTAAAGAACCTTTCCATACCTCTACAGACGCAATCCCCCAAATGGCAAAAGTTGTTCAAAAAATGCTGTCCGATTCCTTAACTGCCTATCATGAGGAAAACATTCAAAGTGCCTATTCTATTGCAAGTACCGATGATACAGTTGATAGAATGTACGGAGAAACCATTCAATATTTGTTAGCCCAAATGGCATTACGACCAGATGCTGTCCCTCAACTTACTCAACTGGCATTTATATGTAGGTACTTAGAGCGTGTTGGGGATCATGTTACGAATATTGCTGAAAACATTATTTATTTAGTTAAAGGTGAAAGAATTGATTTGAATTTTCAGGTTTGATCTAAGACTATGTAGTTGGATGCCTATATAAGAAAAGCGCAACCGGTTGGTTGCGCTTTTTCGTATTATTAAGCTGTATAAAGTGCCTCAACTTGCTTTTGTAAAGCATCATTTTCAAGATACTCATCATAAGAAGATACCTTATCAACGATCCCATTTGGTGTGATTTCGATAATACGGTTGGCAATCGTCTGTACAAACTGATGGTCATGAGATGTAAATAACATCGTCCCTTTAAACGCAATTAGACCATTATTTAAAGCAGTAATAGATTCTAAATCTAAATGGTTTGTTGGCTCATCTAATAGAAGTACATTTGCACCTGTTAGCATCATTTTAGATAGCATACAGCGTACTTTTTCTCCTCCTGATAATACCTTAGCTTTTTTGTTTACTTCCTCACCAGAAAACAACATTCTTCCAAGGAATCCACGTAAAAAGCTTTCAGTCTGATCATTAGGTGAATATTGACGAAGCCAGTCTACTAGATTTAACTCATTGTTTTCAAAATATCTAGAGTTATCTTTCGGGAAATAAGCCTGACTTGTAGTTATACCCCATTTATAGGTACCACTATCTGCTTCCATTTCACCTGTTAGAATTTTGAATAAGATTGTTTTAGCAATCTCATCTCTTCCAACAAAGGAAATTTTATCTCCCTTGTTAACCGTAAAACTAACATTATCTAGTACCTTCACACCATCAATCGATTTAGAAATTCCCTCGACTCTTAATAGGTCATTTCCAACCTCGCGCTCTTGAGAAAAATGAACATAAGGATATTTACGAGAAGAAGGTCTTATATCATCTAGCTCAATTTTATCAAGTAGCTTTTTTCTTGATGTCGCTTGTTTAGATTTTGAAGCATTTGCACTAAAACGTGCAATGAAAGCCTGAAGTTCTTTAATTTTCTCTTCCTTCTTTTTATTAGCATCCTGAGACAATCTAGATGCTAACTGACTAGATTCATACCAAAAGTCATAGTTACCAACATATACTTGAATTTTACCAAAGTCTAAGTCAGCAATATGAGTACAAACCTTGTTTAAGAAATGTCGATCATGGGAAACCACAATAACTGTGTTTTCAAAGTTAATTAAGAATTCTTCTAGCCAGCGAATTGCTTGAATATCTAAGTGGTTCGTCGGCTCATCTAGTAGTAAAATGTCCGGCTTACCAAAAAGAGCTTGCGCTAATAATACTTTAACCTTGTCTCCACCAGTCAGATCTGCCATCTTTTTATGGTGTAGATCTTCACCGATGCCTAACCCTTTTAATAGAATTGCTGCTTCTGATTCAGCTTCCCAACCGTTCAGTTCAGCAAACTCACCTTCAAGCTCAGCTGCTCTCATACCATCTTCATCTGTAAAGTCTGCTTTCATATAGATAGCATCCTTCTCTTGCATTACTTCATAAAGACGAGCATGACCTTTGATTACAGTATTAATGACTTCAAATTCTTCATATTCGAAGTGGTTTTGCTTAAGTACTGCTAGGCGCTCTCCAGGGGTTATGTTAATGTTACCTTCTTGAGCCTCTATTTCACCTGATAATATTTTTAAAAAAGTTGACTTCCCTGCACCATTCGCTCCAATAAGACCATAACAGTTACCAGGAGTAAACTTAATATTTACATCATCAAAAAGCTTACGATCACCATATCGAAGCCCTACATTTTGCACTGATATCATACGTTCAAAATCCTCCATTCTATTTTACACTGCGGTTATTATAGCATAATACTGCCACAATATGATACTTTTCACTGTAAGAAATAGTTAATGAAGAATAGTTAGTAGACGTTGGTTGAAAATTTATTCTCTAATATAAAAACAGACATGGGAAATTTCCCATGTCCTGTTACTTAACGATTTTCGTTATTCTTTTTGTCCTCTGCAACACCCTCAGCCAACTCATCAAAAGATTTCACTTTCCCATGTGGATTTTGTGCTTCTTTTCTAGTTCTGAATTGTCGTTCCTTTTGGCGCTTTGATTGTGTCATTGTCTATTTCTCCTTTATGAAATCAATTTCTCCTTTATTTTTTCAAATTCCTACCGTTCTTATGTATGTCCCTATTTGTTTAACAAGAAAGCAAGCGCATCATAGCTGCTCTTTCTTAAATTTACCATCTTTTAACCTAAGCATTTTAGTTGAAAGTCAGTAAAGGTCAAAGTAAAATAAAGTCAGAAGGTCAATAAAGGTCAAATAAATATTAAATCTAAACCTAGGAGGAACTACGATGATTTGTCAAAAATGTAACCAAAGAGAAGCAACTGTATTATTGAATATACAAATCAATCAACAGCGGAAACAATATCCACTTTGTCATAGCTGTTATGCAGAAGAAAAAAATCAATTGAAAATTCCTGCTGGGCACCATAACAATTATTCAATTGAAGACTTATTCAAAGACTTTAACCAATATAATAAAAACAAAGGCTCAGAACATATAACTACTGAGAAAAATAAAGGAATCCTTGACCAACTCGGAAGAAATCTAACAAATATGGCTAAAGCAGGGATGATTGATCCTGTCATCGGCAGAGATGAAGAAGTAGATCGCGTTATTGAAATACTAAATCGTCGTAATAAAAACAACCCCGTTTTGATTGGTGAACCTGGGGTTGGTAAGACAGCCATTGTAGAAGGCCTTGCTCTCAAAATCGCAGAAAGTAAAGTGCCATCAAAACTATTAAATAAAGAGGTTTATTTGCTAGATGTAGCAGGACTTGTTGCAAATACAGGGATAAGAGGACAATTTGAAGAAAGAATGAAACAAATTATTACAGAACTACAAGAACGAAAAAATATTATTTTGTTTATAGATGAAATTCATCTACTTGTTGGTGCAGGTTCAGCTGAAGGTTCAATGGATGCTGGCAATATCCTAAAGCCAGCATTAGCTAGAGGTGAGCTGCAGCTAGTTGGAGCGACCACTTTAAAGGAATATCGGAAAATTGAAAAAGACGCTGCTCTAGAACGTCGTTTTCAACCGATTACTGTGAATGAACCTACTATTGATGAGGCAATTCAAATATTAACCGGAATTAAAGAAAAGTATGAGGATTATCATGAGGTTTCATACTCTGAGGAAGCGATTAAAGCTTGTGTTACGCTATCTAGTCGCTATATCCAGGATCGTTTCTTACCAGATAAAGCAATCGACCTACTAGATGAAGCTGGTTCTAAGAAAAACCTCATGACAACTAAAATAAACCCTAATGATCTACAGAAACAATTACTCCGAATCTCTAAGGAAAAAGATCAAGCAGCACAAGAGGAAAACTATGAACTTGCAGCTCAACTACGAGTAAAGGAAATTGAGATTGAAGCAAAGTTGAAAGAACAATCACAACAGGATAAAGCAGTCGTTCAGGTAGAAGATATACAAAAGATCATCGAAAAGAAAACAGGAATACCGGTTGGTAAACTTCAAGAAAATGACCAAGAAAAGTTAAAAAACCTGGCCTCTAACTTATCCAAAAAAGTGATAGGTCAAGACGAGGCAGTTCAAAAGATTTCGAAAGCCATTCGAAGAAGTCGAGCAGGACTAAAAACTAAACATCGTCCAGTAGGTTCCTTCCTTTTTGTAGGGCCAACTGGTGTTGGAAAAACTGAATTAACAAAAACTTTAGCTCAGGAATTATTCGGATCCAAGGATGCTATGGTTCGTCTTGATATGAGTGAGTATATGGAGAAGCATTCAGTTTCAAAAATAATTGGTTCCCCTCCTGGTTATGTTGGACATGAGGAAGCTGGACAACTCACTGAGAAGGTAAGAAGAAATCCTTATAGCATTATTTTGCTAGATGAAATTGAAAAAGCTCATCCAGATGTGTTACACCTATTCCTTCAATTATTAGAGGACGGAAGATTAACAGATAGTCAAGGCCGAACAGTAAGCTTTAAAGATTCAGTAATTATAATGACAAGTAATGCTGGTGTAGGTGAAAAGAAAATCTCAGTTGGTTTTGAAAATACGAATCCTACATCCTCATCTATACTGGACTCATTAAGGAATTATTTTAAGCCTGAGTTTTTAAATAGACTTGACGGTATTATTGAGTTTAATCAATTAAGTAAGATAGATATGCACGAGATTGTAAGCATTATGATTGGTGAATTAAACGAAACCTTACTCGAGCAAAACTTAACATTACGTATCAGTGATGATGCTAAAGCACTGCTAGCCGACTTAGGGTATTCCCCTCAATTTGGGGCTAGACCATTACGCCGTACCATCCAAGAGAATATTGAAGACCCTATTACTGACCTTCTATTAGATGAATCAGGTGTTAAGAGTATTATTGTAAAAGAAGTAGAAGGAATGTTAGTGATCGAGAGTGAATAATACTTTTTAATAAGGCTTGTAGGTTGAGTTATCATATTGGTATTAAAAAAGAGCATGAATCTTTATTAACGATTCATGCTCTTTTTCTTAGATTTCTAATGTGATGAGGCTTTTAATTCATCATCCATTGCTTTAGATAATTTTTTCTCAAGCTCAATGAGTTGTTCTGCGCGTTTTTTTAAGAGTGGAAAACAATCAATAAAGTATGGGATGATTCGATCGTCAAACTGTGTTCCACTGTTCTCCAAAATGATGTCTCTTGCTTCATAGATTGAATAGGCTCTTCGGTATGACCTATTCGTTGTTAGAGCATCAAAGGTATCAGCGATTGCAATAATTCTCGCTAAGAGTGGAATTTCTTCACCAGTTAAGCCGTGGGGATATCCATTACCATCCGTTCTCTCATGATGAAAGAGGATCGGATGAATGATTTCTTCAGGAAATTCTAAGCTCTTTGCAATTTCTGCTCCAAAAGAAGGGTGAGCCTTAATTTCTTCATACTCCACTGCATTCAGCTTACCCTGTTTTTGTAGAATATCATTAGAAATATTAACTTTTCCAATATCATGTAATAACGAACTAATTCGGAGTTTTTCTAAATCGACTGGATAATCATTCTCTCGCAATGTTCTTCCTATAATCATGCTATATTCAGATACTCTTGTAGAATGACCTCTTGTATATTCATCTTTAGCTTCAATCGCTAAAACTAAGGCCTCCATTGTCTTCGTATACATTGAATTTAACATCTCTTGTTGAACCATCATTTTAGAAACAAAATATAAGATAAGAGTATAACTTAGAAAAACAATAAGTTGTACAATT
This genomic interval carries:
- a CDS encoding patatin-like phospholipase family protein, with amino-acid sequence MTQAGLVLEGGGMRGVYTAGVLEYFLEKDLYFPYNIGVSAGACNAVSYLSRQKDRNRKVNIDYIHNPSYLSLRNYIKKRELFGMDFIFDEIPNKLVPFDYEAFYKAEESFEVGTTDCVTGEPVYYNKHQHGKDMLMILRASSSLPFAAPIVEFDQRCLLDGGISDPIPIKRAEEVGFEKNVVILTRNKGYQKKPSRQSWISSRLYKNYPGLLKSMDNRADFYNETLQYIYDQEEQGKVFIIQPSKPLKVGRVERNQNRLTQLFNEGYEDGKNLYTAVMDWIHE
- a CDS encoding YkvS family protein, which produces MKTASLGDIVEFKGGLQGIVEKVNENSVIVDLTYMENFLDLELERRTVVNHKNYKIIGAVKV
- the queF gene encoding preQ(1) synthase; translated protein: MSGRNDSELEGVTLLGNQGTKYLFEYSPEVLESFENKHVNRDYFVKFNCPEFTSLCPKTNQPDFATIYISYIPDKLMVESKSLKLYLFSFRNHGDFHEDCMNIIMNDLIKLMDPRYIEVWGKFTPRGGISIDPYTNYGRPGTKYEQMADYRMMNHDLYPEKVDNR
- the queE gene encoding 7-carboxy-7-deazaguanine synthase QueE; the protein is MVKTIPVLEIFGPTIQGEGAVIGTKTMFVRTAGCDYQCKWCDSAFTWDGSAKDEIKQLSAEEIWSQLTEIGGTNFSHVTISGGNPALLANMESLISLLRENGIRIGVETQGSKWQDWLQRVQDVTISPKPPSSGMVTDYEKLSEIIGNLHGIKENQLSLKVVVFNDEDFAYAKQIHQRYPNVPFYLQVGNDNVFGDDQSQIVSSLLTKYEWLIDEVVKTNEMNNVKVLPQLHTLVWGNKRGV
- the queD gene encoding 6-carboxytetrahydropterin synthase QueD, which translates into the protein MLQQFYPQVQHSYSYELNKDMHFAAAHFIPHEDAGKCRNVHGHTYFVNITVAGDDLNESGFLVNFQDLKKIVHSRYDHTIMNDQLEDFNENNSDQFPTTEVIARTIWENIDRFLTSLPNKPKCLQVLVRETPTSYVVYRPKVSGK
- the queC gene encoding 7-cyano-7-deazaguanine synthase QueC; translated protein: MTLKKAVVVFSGGQDSTTCLFWALKHFDEVETVTFNYNQKHKLEIDCAASIAAELNVKHTVLDMSLLNQLAPNALTRDDIDIDQKEGELPTTFVDGRNLLFLSFAAVLAKQAGARHIVTGVCETDFSGYPDCRDVFVKSLNVTLNLSMDYNFVIHTPLMWINKEETWGLADELGALDFVRENTLTCYNGIIADGCGECPACVLRKKGLNDYLANKGKE
- the phoU gene encoding phosphate signaling complex protein PhoU produces the protein MSNRTQFDEQLVSLKEKLLEMVYQSKHAIDQSIIALQSQDLELAKLIISQDKEINELEKEINDIVIRNIVKQQPVASDLRRLMVAVKISSDIERVGDLAVNIAKSTLFIGKEPFHTSTDAIPQMAKVVQKMLSDSLTAYHEENIQSAYSIASTDDTVDRMYGETIQYLLAQMALRPDAVPQLTQLAFICRYLERVGDHVTNIAENIIYLVKGERIDLNFQV
- a CDS encoding ABC-F family ATP-binding cassette domain-containing protein; translated protein: MISVQNVGLRYGDRKLFDDVNIKFTPGNCYGLIGANGAGKSTFLKILSGEIEAQEGNINITPGERLAVLKQNHFEYEEFEVINTVIKGHARLYEVMQEKDAIYMKADFTDEDGMRAAELEGEFAELNGWEAESEAAILLKGLGIGEDLHHKKMADLTGGDKVKVLLAQALFGKPDILLLDEPTNHLDIQAIRWLEEFLINFENTVIVVSHDRHFLNKVCTHIADLDFGKIQVYVGNYDFWYESSQLASRLSQDANKKKEEKIKELQAFIARFSANASKSKQATSRKKLLDKIELDDIRPSSRKYPYVHFSQEREVGNDLLRVEGISKSIDGVKVLDNVSFTVNKGDKISFVGRDEIAKTILFKILTGEMEADSGTYKWGITTSQAYFPKDNSRYFENNELNLVDWLRQYSPNDQTESFLRGFLGRMLFSGEEVNKKAKVLSGGEKVRCMLSKMMLTGANVLLLDEPTNHLDLESITALNNGLIAFKGTMLFTSHDHQFVQTIANRIIEITPNGIVDKVSSYDEYLENDALQKQVEALYTA
- a CDS encoding DUF6254 family protein; this translates as MTQSKRQKERQFRTRKEAQNPHGKVKSFDELAEGVAEDKKNNENR
- a CDS encoding ATP-dependent Clp protease ATP-binding subunit, yielding MICQKCNQREATVLLNIQINQQRKQYPLCHSCYAEEKNQLKIPAGHHNNYSIEDLFKDFNQYNKNKGSEHITTEKNKGILDQLGRNLTNMAKAGMIDPVIGRDEEVDRVIEILNRRNKNNPVLIGEPGVGKTAIVEGLALKIAESKVPSKLLNKEVYLLDVAGLVANTGIRGQFEERMKQIITELQERKNIILFIDEIHLLVGAGSAEGSMDAGNILKPALARGELQLVGATTLKEYRKIEKDAALERRFQPITVNEPTIDEAIQILTGIKEKYEDYHEVSYSEEAIKACVTLSSRYIQDRFLPDKAIDLLDEAGSKKNLMTTKINPNDLQKQLLRISKEKDQAAQEENYELAAQLRVKEIEIEAKLKEQSQQDKAVVQVEDIQKIIEKKTGIPVGKLQENDQEKLKNLASNLSKKVIGQDEAVQKISKAIRRSRAGLKTKHRPVGSFLFVGPTGVGKTELTKTLAQELFGSKDAMVRLDMSEYMEKHSVSKIIGSPPGYVGHEEAGQLTEKVRRNPYSIILLDEIEKAHPDVLHLFLQLLEDGRLTDSQGRTVSFKDSVIIMTSNAGVGEKKISVGFENTNPTSSSILDSLRNYFKPEFLNRLDGIIEFNQLSKIDMHEIVSIMIGELNETLLEQNLTLRISDDAKALLADLGYSPQFGARPLRRTIQENIEDPITDLLLDESGVKSIIVKEVEGMLVIESE
- a CDS encoding HD-GYP domain-containing protein — translated: MYSMKRIIITAWIGTSLGALILMLSTMFLFENIPTDYYALIFVLLLGYLPLILIYQYLSLVKQRFVFLIFTYIILGISLYVAPYIGHVIFYFGLIYAALFKEKIYFVFSFFISVLVYSSVIYIHPIITFYPFIEIVQLIVFLSYTLILYFVSKMMVQQEMLNSMYTKTMEALVLAIEAKDEYTRGHSTRVSEYSMIIGRTLRENDYPVDLEKLRISSLLHDIGKVNISNDILQKQGKLNAVEYEEIKAHPSFGAEIAKSLEFPEEIIHPILFHHERTDGNGYPHGLTGEEIPLLARIIAIADTFDALTTNRSYRRAYSIYEARDIILENSGTQFDDRIIPYFIDCFPLLKKRAEQLIELEKKLSKAMDDELKASSH